Proteins encoded by one window of Methylovirgula ligni:
- the surE gene encoding 5'/3'-nucleotidase SurE: MRILVTNDDGIHAPGLEVLERIAARLSDDIFVVAPEHDQSGVSHSLSLNDPLRLRKISERRFAVKGTPTDCVIMGVREILRAHQPDLILSGVNRGSNIADDVTYSGTIAAAIEGTILGITSIALSQTYHPDDHNVLDWDCAEVHAPRIIKALLAEGIDRDVLINVNFPGCPAQDVKGVSVAIQGRRDMQLVRLERRNDGRGNPYYWIAFERDITERRPGTDIEAIGNNRISVTPLKLDMTDEVSVTRYARLFDRAEFASSQKERAE; encoded by the coding sequence ATGCGCATCCTGGTCACCAACGACGACGGCATTCACGCTCCGGGGCTGGAAGTCCTTGAGCGGATCGCGGCGCGGCTCTCCGACGACATCTTCGTCGTCGCGCCGGAGCACGATCAAAGCGGCGTCTCGCATTCGCTCTCGCTCAACGACCCGCTGCGGCTGCGCAAGATTTCCGAGCGCCGCTTCGCGGTAAAGGGCACGCCGACGGATTGCGTCATCATGGGCGTGCGCGAGATTTTGCGCGCACATCAACCCGATCTCATTCTCTCCGGCGTCAACCGAGGCTCCAATATCGCCGACGATGTGACCTATTCGGGCACGATCGCCGCGGCGATCGAAGGCACCATCCTCGGCATCACCTCAATTGCTCTGTCGCAGACCTATCATCCGGACGATCACAACGTGCTCGACTGGGATTGTGCCGAGGTCCACGCGCCGCGCATCATCAAGGCGCTGCTGGCGGAGGGCATCGACCGCGACGTTCTGATCAACGTGAACTTTCCCGGCTGCCCGGCGCAGGATGTGAAGGGCGTTTCCGTCGCCATACAGGGGCGCCGCGATATGCAACTGGTCCGGCTTGAGCGTCGCAATGACGGCCGCGGCAATCCCTATTATTGGATCGCCTTCGAGCGTGACATCACCGAGCGTCGTCCCGGCACCGATATTGAAGCAATCGGCAACAATCGCATATCGGTGACGCCGCTGAAGCTCGACATGACCGATGAGGTTTCGGTGACGCGCTATGCGCGGCTGTTCGATCGCGCGGAATTCGCATCTTCGCAGAAAGAGCGCGCAGAATAG
- the serS gene encoding serine--tRNA ligase, with amino-acid sequence MHDIKWIRENSEAFDTGLMRRGAEPLSAKLLALDDKRRAAIARAQAAQERRNAASKEIGAAMKAGDAARAEVLKQEVADLKAALPGFEEEERQAIKELEDTLAWVPNIPLAEVPFGKDENDNPELRAVGKQPEFSFTPREHFEIGEALGLMDFDTAAKLSGARFVVLKGALARLERALGQFMLDLHTGEHGYAEVNPPLLVRDEAMFGTAQLPKFREDQFPTFLEPIARLEAMKEYEQQRAEKKDAIEAEAEARAEKFVEDYIRDVKGRGLDERYARNQVLRDARNDLFAQFDLKYWNEHLTKRTLWLIPTAEVPLTNLVREKILDEKDLPIRVTASTPCFRAEAGAAGRDTRGMIRQHQFPKVELVSVTTPEQSLAEHERLLNCAEEVLKRLGLAYRVVTLCTGDMGFASQKTYDIEVWLPGQGRYREISSCSVCGDFQARRMEARYRPEGGKTTRFVHTLNGSGVAVGRALVAVLENYQNEDGSVTVPDVLLPYMGGITRLTKAA; translated from the coding sequence ATGCACGACATCAAATGGATTCGCGAGAATTCGGAAGCCTTCGACACTGGCCTGATGCGCCGCGGCGCGGAGCCATTGTCTGCGAAGCTGCTCGCGCTCGACGACAAGCGCCGCGCCGCCATCGCCAGGGCGCAGGCCGCGCAGGAGCGCCGCAATGCGGCCTCGAAGGAAATCGGTGCGGCGATGAAGGCGGGCGATGCCGCCAGGGCCGAAGTCCTGAAGCAGGAGGTCGCCGATCTCAAGGCCGCGCTGCCGGGCTTCGAGGAGGAGGAACGTCAGGCGATCAAGGAGCTTGAAGACACGCTCGCCTGGGTTCCCAATATTCCGCTCGCCGAGGTTCCTTTCGGCAAGGACGAGAACGACAATCCCGAGTTGCGCGCCGTTGGCAAGCAGCCAGAATTTTCCTTCACGCCGAGAGAGCATTTCGAGATTGGCGAGGCGCTTGGCCTCATGGATTTCGACACCGCCGCGAAGCTCTCCGGCGCGCGCTTCGTCGTCTTGAAAGGCGCGTTGGCGCGGCTCGAACGCGCGCTCGGCCAGTTCATGCTCGATCTGCACACCGGCGAGCACGGCTATGCGGAGGTCAACCCGCCGCTTCTGGTCCGCGATGAGGCGATGTTCGGCACGGCGCAATTGCCGAAGTTCCGGGAGGATCAGTTCCCGACCTTTCTGGAGCCGATCGCGCGACTTGAGGCAATGAAAGAATACGAGCAGCAGCGCGCCGAAAAGAAAGACGCGATCGAGGCGGAAGCGGAAGCGCGCGCGGAGAAATTTGTCGAAGATTATATCCGCGACGTGAAAGGCCGCGGCCTTGACGAGCGCTATGCCCGAAATCAGGTGCTGCGCGATGCGAGGAATGATCTTTTTGCTCAATTCGATCTGAAATATTGGAACGAACATCTCACCAAGCGGACGCTTTGGCTCATCCCCACCGCCGAAGTGCCGCTGACCAATCTGGTGCGTGAAAAAATCCTCGACGAAAAAGACCTGCCGATCCGAGTCACCGCCTCGACGCCATGCTTCCGCGCCGAGGCCGGCGCGGCGGGCCGCGATACGCGCGGCATGATCCGCCAGCATCAGTTTCCCAAGGTCGAACTCGTCTCCGTCACGACACCGGAGCAGTCGCTCGCCGAACACGAGCGCCTGCTGAATTGTGCTGAAGAAGTGTTGAAACGGCTTGGCCTCGCTTATCGCGTCGTCACGCTCTGCACCGGCGATATGGGCTTTGCCTCGCAGAAGACCTATGACATCGAGGTCTGGCTGCCGGGGCAGGGGCGTTATCGCGAGATTTCCTCGTGCTCGGTCTGCGGCGATTTCCAGGCGCGGCGGATGGAAGCGCGCTACCGGCCCGAGGGCGGCAAGACGACACGCTTCGTCCATACGCTCAACGGCTCCGGCGTCGCGGTCGGGCGGGCGCTGGTCGCCGTCCTCGAAAATTACCAGAACGAAGACGGTTCCGTGACGGTGCCTGATGTTTTGCTGCCATATATGGGCGGTATCACGCGACTCACGAAAGCGGCCTGA
- a CDS encoding protein-L-isoaspartate(D-aspartate) O-methyltransferase, whose protein sequence is MTRIGSLAVAEEDAATARGEEKAAFLLRLRSSGIRDLDLLRALEKVPREMFVPHRFVDLARRDLALPIGCGQTLSEPSLVARMIAALGVTREQRVLEIGTGSGYATAILAEIGAQVVSIERFQTLAIAARLRLERLGRQNVEVIFADGLGVPAAAGPFDRILIHARLDELPPDLVALLVSDGRIVVARPDREVAWRQVLVELRRDAAGALVETQIGPCRLQALLPGIAQVL, encoded by the coding sequence GTGACGAGGATCGGATCGCTGGCTGTCGCGGAAGAGGATGCCGCCACCGCGCGCGGGGAGGAGAAGGCCGCCTTCCTGTTGCGCCTGCGTTCAAGCGGCATTCGCGATCTCGATCTTCTGCGTGCGCTCGAGAAAGTCCCGCGTGAGATGTTCGTGCCCCACCGTTTCGTGGATCTTGCGCGGCGCGATCTCGCTTTGCCGATCGGTTGCGGCCAGACATTGTCCGAGCCTTCGCTTGTCGCGCGGATGATCGCGGCGCTCGGCGTAACGCGCGAACAGCGTGTGCTCGAAATCGGCACCGGCTCTGGCTACGCGACGGCTATCCTTGCCGAGATCGGCGCGCAAGTTGTCTCCATCGAGCGGTTTCAGACTCTGGCGATCGCCGCGCGCTTGCGGCTCGAGCGGCTGGGCAGGCAAAATGTCGAGGTCATCTTCGCCGACGGTTTGGGCGTTCCCGCGGCGGCCGGCCCGTTCGACCGCATCTTGATCCATGCCCGGCTCGATGAACTTCCGCCCGATCTCGTCGCACTTTTGGTGTCGGATGGCCGCATTGTCGTCGCGCGGCCAGACCGCGAGGTTGCCTGGCGGCAAGTGCTTGTCGAATTGCGCCGCGATGCAGCAGGTGCGCTTGTTGAGACGCAGATCGGCCCTTGCCGTTTGCAGGCGTTGCTCCCCGGTATCGCGCAGGTTTTGTGA